A window of Borrelia sp. A-FGy1 contains these coding sequences:
- the mnmA gene encoding tRNA 2-thiouridine(34) synthase MnmA, with amino-acid sequence MKTAVLLSGGVDSSVALYEMIKKGYKQIKCFYLKIWLEDELSYIGECPWKEDITYVEAVCKKFNVQYEIINLQDEYYKRVVNYAIEELRIGNTPSPDIFCNTRIKFGAFFEKINQNYDLVVTGHYAKIEYKNNHYILKQAKDKIKDQSYFLSHLSREQLSKLHFPLGNLLKTEIRKTAEKIDLPNKNRKDSQGICFLGKIKYEEFIKYHLGKLKGNIIEKETGKLLGTHNGYWFFTIGQRKGIKLSNGPWYVTEKDIENNIIYISNSTNYLKQGKQKFLVHKINWINKPLSFKNLSVKIRHGERKTKCTIKIIENNIMQVFLKEEDLGISPGQFCIFYQEDECLGGAKILKALV; translated from the coding sequence ATGAAAACAGCAGTACTTTTATCTGGTGGAGTAGATAGCTCTGTAGCTCTTTATGAAATGATAAAAAAAGGATATAAGCAGATAAAATGCTTTTATCTAAAAATTTGGCTTGAAGATGAGCTTTCTTATATTGGAGAATGTCCTTGGAAAGAAGACATTACTTATGTAGAAGCAGTTTGCAAAAAATTTAATGTACAATATGAAATTATCAATCTACAAGATGAATATTACAAAAGAGTGGTAAATTATGCCATTGAAGAATTAAGAATTGGAAACACTCCAAGCCCAGATATATTTTGCAATACAAGAATAAAATTTGGTGCATTCTTTGAGAAAATCAATCAAAATTACGACTTAGTTGTTACTGGACATTATGCCAAAATTGAATATAAGAATAATCATTACATACTTAAACAAGCTAAAGATAAAATAAAAGACCAAAGTTATTTTTTATCTCACCTTTCTAGAGAACAACTATCAAAACTACACTTTCCCCTAGGAAATCTACTTAAAACTGAAATAAGAAAAACAGCAGAAAAAATAGATTTACCTAACAAAAACAGAAAAGACAGTCAAGGAATCTGTTTTTTAGGAAAAATCAAATATGAAGAATTTATTAAATATCATTTAGGGAAACTTAAAGGTAACATAATCGAAAAAGAAACAGGTAAATTACTTGGCACGCATAACGGTTATTGGTTTTTTACAATTGGACAAAGAAAAGGAATTAAACTTAGTAACGGCCCGTGGTATGTAACAGAAAAGGATATTGAAAATAACATCATTTATATATCAAACAGTACAAATTATCTTAAACAAGGAAAACAAAAATTTCTAGTTCATAAAATAAACTGGATAAACAAGCCATTAAGCTTTAAAAATTTAAGCGTCAAAATAAGACACGGTGAAAGAAAAACGAAATGCACAATAAAAATAATAGAAAATAATATTATGCAAGTGTTCTTAAAAGAAGAAGACCTTGGCATTTCTCCAGGACAGTTCTGTATATTTTATCAAGAAGATGAGTGCCTAGGAGGAGCTAAAATCCTTAAAGCACTAGTATAA
- a CDS encoding hydroxymethylglutaryl-CoA synthase, whose translation MRVGISDIRVFLPLNYLDFSVLLENPLYKKDEKFFSKFNKAIDLTLQKGFRFTSPNEDSVTMASSAVKFIFDNNNLNLEKMRVFLGGTETGVDYSKSISSYVYGALKLADIYLKNNFLTYQIQHACAGTALSLHSAASILSHMDKSEYGIVFSSDIAHYSNLTTAEITQGAGAVAVLIEQNPKVLSINLSEFGIYTDDVDDFFRPFGSFEAKVKGRYSIECYNRANEEALINFAYKKNMSVKDLFSKYRFVLHVPFAKMPIDSMHYILKKYYSEDESECNAYLESIDFYDSIEASKETGNLYTGSIFLSLMTYLKRVFSKKDIRGEKILFCSYGSGNIMVIYELRVENDAYSIVKTWDVDKVLSLKHNANFDEYRDFFENKIIPYESYGFYLKEIREDGYRIYGYRA comes from the coding sequence ATGAGAGTAGGTATAAGTGATATTAGGGTTTTTTTACCTTTAAATTATTTAGATTTTTCTGTTCTTTTAGAAAATCCTTTGTATAAGAAAGATGAGAAATTTTTTAGTAAATTTAATAAAGCAATAGATTTAACTCTTCAGAAAGGATTTAGATTTACAAGTCCTAATGAAGATAGTGTTACTATGGCTAGTTCTGCTGTTAAGTTTATTTTTGATAATAATAATCTTAATTTAGAAAAGATGAGAGTTTTTTTAGGTGGAACTGAAACAGGAGTTGATTATTCAAAATCAATATCTTCTTATGTTTATGGAGCTCTTAAATTGGCTGATATTTATTTAAAGAATAATTTCTTGACTTATCAGATTCAGCATGCATGTGCAGGTACTGCACTTTCTTTGCATAGCGCTGCAAGTATTTTAAGTCATATGGATAAGTCTGAATATGGTATAGTATTTTCTAGTGATATTGCACATTATAGCAATCTTACTACAGCAGAGATTACTCAGGGAGCTGGAGCTGTGGCTGTTCTTATTGAGCAGAATCCTAAGGTGTTATCTATCAATTTGTCTGAGTTTGGAATTTATACTGATGATGTTGATGATTTTTTTAGACCATTTGGAAGCTTTGAAGCCAAAGTAAAGGGACGCTATTCTATTGAGTGTTACAATAGAGCGAATGAAGAGGCATTGATAAATTTTGCTTATAAAAAAAATATGAGTGTTAAAGATTTATTTTCTAAATATAGATTTGTTTTGCATGTGCCTTTTGCAAAAATGCCTATAGATTCAATGCATTATATTTTAAAGAAATATTATAGTGAAGATGAATCTGAGTGTAATGCTTATTTAGAGTCGATAGATTTTTATGATTCTATTGAGGCTTCTAAAGAGACTGGGAATTTGTATACGGGTTCAATATTTTTATCTTTAATGACTTATTTAAAACGAGTATTTTCAAAAAAAGATATTAGAGGAGAAAAAATACTTTTTTGTTCTTATGGTTCTGGTAACATTATGGTTATTTATGAGCTTAGAGTTGAGAATGATGCATATTCTATTGTTAAAACTTGGGATGTTGATAAAGTTTTGTCTTTAAAGCACAATGCAAATTTTGATGAATATAGGGATTTTTTTGAAAATAAGATAATTCCATACGAATCTTATGGATTTTACTTGAAAGAAATTAGAGAAGATGGATACCGAATTTATGGGTATCGAGCCTAA
- the fni gene encoding type 2 isopentenyl-diphosphate Delta-isomerase → MGIEPNILENKRRHIEICLKKEDVSRSDTLLNFVNLKHDALSELDFDDIDTSENILGYKIDIPFFISSMTGGIREGNKFNKTLVKISNDLRIPMSLGSFKLLFKYPEYIKDFALKKYAGNIPLFSNIGATQLRDLGILKINEMNKRLEVDAVIVHLNTGQELMNSKGERSFRGIKDSIAKLCSASKIPVIVKETGFGMLPELVVRLLNFGVSYVDLAGSGGTNWVLVEGIKEGNLEVASCFSNWGISSVLTLISINDSLKDKVFASGGYETGMDIAKGIALGAKLVGAASAILKAFYDGGKEAVYKLLSDYKYVLKMSMLLSDSKNISEFRANKYYLSYPLLFNLKQFKDFYET, encoded by the coding sequence ATGGGTATCGAGCCTAATATATTAGAAAATAAGAGACGACATATTGAAATTTGTTTAAAAAAGGAAGATGTTAGTAGAAGTGATACTCTTTTAAATTTTGTTAATTTAAAGCATGATGCACTGAGTGAGCTTGATTTTGATGATATAGATACTAGTGAGAATATACTAGGATATAAGATTGATATACCTTTTTTTATATCATCAATGACAGGAGGAATTAGAGAGGGAAATAAGTTTAATAAGACTCTTGTCAAAATTTCAAATGATTTAAGAATTCCAATGAGTTTGGGATCTTTTAAGCTTTTATTTAAATATCCTGAATATATTAAAGATTTTGCTTTAAAGAAATATGCTGGTAATATTCCTTTGTTTTCAAATATTGGGGCTACTCAGTTGAGAGATCTTGGTATTTTAAAAATAAATGAGATGAATAAGAGACTTGAGGTTGATGCTGTGATTGTGCACTTAAATACAGGACAAGAATTAATGAATTCTAAGGGAGAGAGAAGTTTTAGGGGAATAAAGGATTCAATTGCCAAGCTTTGTTCTGCTTCAAAAATACCTGTAATTGTTAAGGAAACAGGGTTTGGAATGTTACCTGAGTTAGTTGTTCGTTTATTAAACTTTGGAGTATCTTATGTTGATCTTGCTGGTAGTGGTGGAACTAATTGGGTTTTGGTTGAAGGTATTAAGGAGGGAAATTTGGAGGTTGCTTCTTGTTTTTCTAATTGGGGTATTTCTTCAGTTTTAACATTGATAAGTATTAATGATTCCCTTAAAGATAAAGTCTTTGCTTCAGGTGGATATGAAACTGGAATGGATATTGCAAAGGGGATTGCTCTTGGAGCTAAATTGGTAGGTGCTGCATCTGCTATTCTTAAAGCTTTTTATGATGGTGGCAAAGAAGCTGTGTATAAGCTTTTAAGTGATTATAAATATGTTTTAAAGATGTCTATGCTTTTAAGTGATAGTAAGAATATATCAGAGTTTAGGGCAAATAAATATTATTTAAGTTATCCTTTGTTATTTAATTTAAAACAATTTAAAGATTTTTATGAGACTTAG
- a CDS encoding hydroxymethylglutaryl-CoA reductase, degradative — translation MRLSENFRKKSTTEKVEEIKTFLKLGVDDFFYDSVDEDFLYNMVENYVGYLSLPIGIVKNLKINGKYYAIPIATEEASVIAALNSAAKMLENADLMYSVGEVLGTSQVYIKTNRDLSHIMLTLFDKIDVWTKPILFNMKKRGGGLRRLETKYIGEIGIQKLNIYIDVCDSMGSNLLNAVAEKVANHLTLEFGYECVLKILSNDLNNFIVKANFKLNISKLTEDRVRSLNLAQNISLISKIGFFEEERAITNNKGIMNGITGLCIATLNDTRALEASIHKFASKGGKYLPLSKFYVLNDNLIGEIELPLQVGVKGGAVSTHEASILSFKIMGIGTKKEFMGVLSCVGLSSNFAALRALALDGIQRGHMRLHVNKILYMLERDYNITSYEREKILLKMRHSEVYSLEFSLKALKELRSK, via the coding sequence ATGAGACTTAGTGAAAATTTCAGAAAGAAAAGTACTACAGAGAAAGTAGAAGAGATAAAGACTTTTTTAAAGTTAGGTGTTGATGATTTTTTTTATGATTCTGTTGATGAAGATTTTCTTTACAATATGGTAGAAAATTATGTTGGTTATTTGTCTTTGCCTATTGGTATTGTGAAGAATTTAAAGATAAATGGGAAATATTATGCTATACCTATTGCCACAGAAGAAGCTTCAGTTATAGCTGCATTAAATTCAGCAGCCAAAATGCTTGAGAATGCTGATTTGATGTATTCTGTAGGTGAGGTATTAGGGACTTCTCAAGTATATATTAAGACAAATAGAGATTTAAGTCATATAATGCTTACTCTTTTTGATAAGATTGATGTTTGGACTAAACCTATTTTGTTCAATATGAAAAAGAGAGGAGGAGGACTTAGAAGGCTTGAAACTAAATACATTGGGGAAATTGGTATTCAAAAGTTAAATATTTATATTGATGTTTGTGATTCTATGGGTTCGAATTTGCTTAATGCAGTAGCCGAGAAAGTTGCAAATCATCTTACTTTGGAATTTGGATATGAATGTGTTTTAAAAATTTTAAGCAACGATTTAAATAATTTTATTGTGAAAGCTAATTTCAAGTTAAATATTAGTAAGTTGACTGAAGATAGGGTTAGATCTTTGAATTTGGCTCAAAATATTTCTTTGATTTCTAAGATAGGCTTTTTTGAAGAAGAGCGTGCTATTACTAATAATAAGGGTATTATGAATGGAATTACAGGTTTGTGCATTGCAACGCTTAATGATACAAGAGCTCTTGAGGCAAGCATACATAAGTTTGCATCAAAGGGGGGGAAGTATTTGCCTCTTAGTAAGTTTTATGTTTTAAATGATAATTTAATTGGAGAGATAGAACTTCCTTTACAGGTTGGAGTTAAAGGAGGGGCTGTGAGTACTCATGAAGCCAGTATATTAAGCTTTAAGATTATGGGTATAGGTACTAAAAAAGAATTTATGGGTGTACTTTCTTGTGTTGGGCTTTCAAGTAATTTTGCAGCTTTAAGGGCTCTTGCTCTTGATGGAATTCAAAGAGGGCATATGAGATTACATGTTAATAAAATTTTATATATGCTTGAAAGAGATTATAATATAACTAGTTATGAGAGAGAAAAAATATTATTGAAAATGAGGCATAGTGAGGTTTATTCTCTTGAATTTTCTCTTAAAGCTTTAAAGGAATTAAGATCAAAATGA
- the mvaD gene encoding diphosphomevalonate decarboxylase, with amino-acid sequence MKVRCKVNASLALIKYWGKRDIFLNIPATSSIAVSIDKFYSTSELEISDKDEIVLNSKSVILRDREINFFNYARKILNEPNIGFKVSSKNNFPTAAGLASSSSGFASISACILKYFNQYSHQKASELARIGSASGARAIYGGFTILKEGAKSTFHIDNGNHFNDLCIIFAIVDSSEKEISSRVAMKICMQNRFYWDAWIKSSRKIFKEALYFFLKGDFYRLGLSIVKSYQDMFALMFSSSIIYFKSSTIDLIKYVSALRSSGVPVFETMDAGPQVKIICLKKDLKLVLDRLKKNFRDVDFIVSKIGSGLEWI; translated from the coding sequence ATGAAGGTTAGATGTAAGGTTAATGCTAGCTTAGCATTAATTAAGTATTGGGGCAAAAGAGATATTTTTTTAAATATTCCAGCTACCTCTAGCATTGCTGTAAGCATTGATAAATTTTATTCAACAAGTGAGCTTGAGATTTCAGATAAGGATGAAATAGTTCTAAATTCAAAGAGTGTTATCTTAAGGGACAGAGAGATAAATTTTTTCAATTATGCAAGAAAAATCTTAAATGAACCAAATATTGGTTTTAAGGTTAGTAGCAAGAATAATTTTCCAACAGCTGCAGGGCTTGCAAGTTCAAGTTCTGGTTTTGCGTCTATTTCGGCTTGTATTTTAAAATACTTTAATCAATATTCTCATCAAAAAGCCTCAGAGCTTGCAAGAATAGGTTCGGCATCAGGAGCTAGGGCTATTTATGGCGGATTTACAATTTTGAAAGAAGGAGCAAAGAGTACGTTTCATATAGATAATGGAAATCATTTTAATGATTTGTGTATAATATTTGCTATAGTTGACAGTAGTGAAAAAGAGATTTCTTCAAGAGTTGCCATGAAGATTTGCATGCAGAATAGATTTTATTGGGATGCTTGGATTAAATCTAGTCGGAAAATATTTAAGGAAGCTTTATATTTTTTTTTAAAGGGTGATTTTTATAGACTTGGGCTCTCTATTGTAAAAAGTTATCAAGATATGTTTGCTTTAATGTTTTCATCTTCTATTATTTATTTTAAAAGTAGTACTATAGATTTAATAAAATATGTTTCTGCTCTTAGGAGTAGTGGGGTTCCTGTTTTTGAGACGATGGATGCTGGACCACAGGTTAAGATAATTTGCTTGAAGAAAGATTTAAAATTAGTTTTAGATAGACTTAAGAAAAATTTTAGGGATGTTGATTTTATTGTCTCAAAGATTGGAAGTGGTTTGGAATGGATTTAA
- a CDS encoding phosphomevalonate kinase → MDLIKFSVPGNLLLMGEYSILEEGGLGLSIAISERAYFTFKRSNKWCFFSKKTKVENFNLIKNENDFVFKMFRYLKQKYFVSLENFPCDVYIDTSAFFLNNGIKKGFGSSAVVAVGIVFGIFLLFSNVNHFEKDKIFIYCLEAYRYAQGGLGSGYDIATSIFGGVLQFKGGNLPKYKLLDKIDFSEFYLMQGSKTVKTTSSIIKYNEHRAFLIDFIKNMNIMMRKIVFKSSNSYSCFLSSLKEAKDLGIEIGEKIGIPADLPLDLAYLENECSLIKALGAGNETFIVYRPNFEIFKRFSLNSINLDLDGVRF, encoded by the coding sequence ATGGATTTAATTAAATTTTCTGTACCTGGTAATTTACTTTTAATGGGAGAATATTCTATATTAGAAGAAGGTGGCCTTGGGCTTTCAATAGCAATTAGTGAGAGAGCTTATTTTACTTTTAAAAGAAGCAATAAGTGGTGCTTTTTTAGTAAAAAAACTAAAGTTGAAAATTTTAATTTAATAAAAAATGAAAATGATTTTGTTTTTAAGATGTTTAGATATTTAAAGCAAAAATATTTTGTTAGTTTAGAAAATTTTCCTTGTGATGTTTACATTGATACTAGTGCTTTTTTTTTAAATAACGGCATAAAGAAAGGATTTGGGTCTAGTGCAGTTGTTGCTGTTGGAATTGTTTTTGGGATTTTTTTACTATTTAGTAACGTTAATCATTTTGAAAAAGATAAAATTTTTATATATTGTCTAGAAGCTTATAGATATGCTCAAGGGGGTTTGGGTAGTGGATATGACATTGCAACTAGCATTTTTGGTGGTGTTCTTCAATTTAAAGGTGGTAATTTGCCTAAGTATAAACTTTTAGATAAGATAGATTTTAGTGAATTTTATTTAATGCAGGGTAGTAAGACAGTGAAAACTACTAGTTCGATTATTAAATATAATGAACATAGAGCTTTTTTAATTGATTTTATAAAGAATATGAATATTATGATGAGGAAAATTGTTTTTAAATCAAGTAATTCTTATTCTTGTTTTCTATCTAGTTTAAAAGAAGCAAAGGATTTAGGAATAGAAATTGGAGAAAAGATAGGGATTCCTGCTGATTTGCCTTTAGATCTTGCTTATCTTGAGAATGAATGTAGTTTAATTAAAGCTTTAGGAGCTGGAAATGAAACTTTTATAGTTTATAGACCAAATTTTGAAATTTTTAAGCGATTCAGTCTTAATTCAATAAATTTAGACTTGGATGGTGTAAGATTTTAA
- the mvk gene encoding mevalonate kinase yields MFVIKKPSKVLFLGEHSAVYGFPVIGATMPLYMHFIYAFSSSWKYLGSPSLKIDEVICFIKNRFNKVRPIEFLIFSEIPVGVGLGSSASLSLCFAEYIITHKEYENYDKIFLAREIENIFHSKSSGMDILLIELDGTFYLENKNNILYPKRIEPCNFYFLIGAVRREVETKRIISDLSQRISFNKSLFKIIEKLGDITRDSYFAFSSRDFSSLVKNINIANNCLNSLDLSSYSLGYIIRRGKEFKALAGKLSGAGRGGVFILIFKEKHEAITALKKLNKDIDKSNINLVLKLRVFKV; encoded by the coding sequence ATGTTTGTAATAAAAAAACCTTCTAAAGTATTATTCTTAGGTGAACATAGTGCTGTTTATGGGTTTCCAGTTATTGGGGCAACAATGCCGCTTTATATGCATTTTATTTATGCCTTTTCTAGTTCTTGGAAGTATTTAGGAAGTCCTTCTTTAAAAATAGATGAAGTAATATGTTTTATTAAGAATAGATTTAATAAAGTTAGGCCCATTGAATTTTTAATATTTTCAGAAATTCCAGTTGGAGTTGGCCTTGGATCTTCTGCTAGTCTTAGTTTATGTTTTGCCGAATACATTATAACTCATAAAGAATATGAGAATTACGATAAAATTTTTCTGGCACGTGAGATTGAAAATATTTTTCATAGTAAGTCTTCTGGTATGGATATTTTACTAATTGAGTTAGATGGAACTTTCTATTTAGAAAATAAAAACAATATTTTGTATCCTAAGAGAATAGAACCTTGTAATTTTTACTTTTTAATAGGTGCGGTGAGAAGAGAGGTTGAAACTAAAAGAATAATATCTGATTTAAGTCAAAGAATTTCTTTTAATAAAAGTTTGTTTAAAATAATTGAAAAGTTAGGAGACATTACTAGAGATTCTTATTTTGCTTTTTCTAGTCGAGATTTTTCTTCTTTAGTAAAGAATATAAATATTGCAAATAATTGTTTAAATTCTTTAGATTTATCTTCATATTCCCTTGGTTATATAATAAGAAGAGGGAAAGAATTTAAGGCTCTTGCTGGTAAATTGAGTGGGGCAGGACGAGGCGGAGTCTTTATTTTGATTTTTAAAGAAAAGCATGAAGCTATAACGGCTTTAAAAAAATTAAATAAAGACATAGATAAGAGTAATATTAATTTAGTTTTAAAGCTTAGGGTATTTAAAGTTTAA
- a CDS encoding CAP domain-containing protein, which translates to MQKKIIFIIVILTNQFILLSSDKDLKFLYYSINKLRDSLNLKKLEIDKILEMVAKEYIKTLSKHNVLTHTLFGTTPMQRVKKYDKYFCRIKEILALDIEVKDVIDAWLKSPPHKEALLNKDTSKMGGYILKTHNNKKMFIIIFGEKFQKN; encoded by the coding sequence ATGCAAAAAAAAATTATTTTTATTATTGTAATTCTTACAAACCAATTCATATTATTAAGCTCAGATAAAGACCTAAAATTTCTGTATTATTCAATTAATAAATTAAGAGATAGCCTAAATTTAAAAAAATTAGAAATAGATAAAATTCTTGAGATGGTGGCAAAAGAATATATAAAAACTCTCAGTAAGCATAATGTGTTAACACATACTCTTTTTGGAACAACTCCAATGCAGAGAGTTAAAAAATATGACAAATATTTTTGTAGAATAAAAGAAATTCTAGCATTGGATATAGAAGTTAAAGATGTAATAGATGCTTGGCTTAAAAGTCCTCCCCATAAAGAAGCTCTTTTAAATAAAGATACAAGTAAAATGGGTGGATATATTTTAAAAACACATAATAATAAAAAAATGTTCATAATTATCTTTGGAGAAAAATTTCAAAAAAATTGA